In Amycolatopsis jiangsuensis, the following proteins share a genomic window:
- a CDS encoding thioesterase II family protein, with amino-acid sequence METGEPFGPLLWRYGSGNPERTFVLAPYAGGSSFGFAEWVPPLVGPDEAALVLRYPEPRSGEDSALAAFAAEAAEAVAEAATGPLVLLGHSMGALVAYEMAVRLGRRSRSPLLLVVSASRPPGQPAITEAEVLGRTGEQWRAEVLAQGIVDEEMLDSPRVLDFVVSRLRANCLLAARYRPSAERVSCPLLAIGGDADALAPPELLARWAAHTSRDFLSKTYSGGHFYYRDQLPSVCREVLAAAGSGAARRTERPS; translated from the coding sequence ATGGAAACCGGAGAACCGTTCGGCCCGTTGCTGTGGCGTTACGGCAGCGGAAACCCGGAACGCACGTTCGTGCTGGCGCCGTACGCCGGGGGCAGCAGCTTCGGCTTCGCCGAGTGGGTGCCCCCGCTGGTCGGGCCGGACGAGGCCGCGCTCGTGCTCCGGTACCCGGAACCGCGGTCCGGGGAGGACAGCGCGCTCGCCGCGTTCGCCGCGGAGGCCGCCGAAGCGGTGGCCGAGGCCGCGACGGGACCGCTGGTGCTGCTCGGGCACAGCATGGGCGCGCTGGTCGCCTATGAGATGGCTGTCCGCCTCGGCCGCCGGTCCCGGTCGCCGCTGCTGCTGGTGGTGTCGGCCAGCCGGCCGCCCGGCCAGCCGGCGATCACCGAGGCGGAGGTGCTGGGCAGGACCGGCGAGCAGTGGCGCGCAGAGGTGCTCGCGCAGGGAATTGTCGACGAGGAAATGCTCGATTCCCCGCGAGTGCTGGATTTCGTGGTGTCCCGGCTGCGCGCGAACTGCTTGCTGGCGGCGCGGTACCGGCCGAGTGCCGAACGGGTTTCGTGCCCGCTGCTGGCGATCGGCGGAGACGCTGACGCCTTGGCGCCTCCTGAGCTGCTTGCCCGCTGGGCCGCGCACACCTCGCGCGACTTCCTGTCGAAAACCTATTCCGGCGGCCATTTCTACTACCGGGACCAGTTGCCGTCGGTCTGCCGGGAAGTCTTGGCCGCGGCCGGATCGGGCGCTGCCCGGAGAACGGAGCGACCGTCTTGA
- a CDS encoding methyltransferase family protein, whose protein sequence is MNAGSEPVPGPVPGRAEELSMSYRRNGFSGVRPLVDPSPLEDRGGGGPEIGAAHRVYEHLISLWAPGVIEAAHDLGVFVELAGEPRSGAELARALDADPRAMSVLLDALCAYDLLVEDGNARYALPAELRECLLPDGLFSLVGKIEYDRTLAWRAWRNLADTVRAGTRVEDGSDAPNQIGETEYRSLVHGINFWAPPIVNVLAGALAERGWTPRRPVSLVDVGCGSGIYSHLLLRRFPALTATGIDVRRIMPLALAQADRLGVADRFRPAVMDFWSEDWGLGYDLALFVNIFHLQTPASAEELLRRAAKSLAGGGLVAVVDQIVTGDAHSAQNRFSRLFAASMLATGGGGAYRTEDYDRWLDGAGLTRVALLDTPMHRVLLAGPR, encoded by the coding sequence ATGAACGCCGGAAGCGAACCGGTTCCCGGTCCCGTGCCGGGAAGAGCAGAGGAATTGTCGATGAGTTACCGAAGGAATGGCTTTTCCGGTGTTCGGCCCTTGGTGGACCCGTCCCCGCTCGAGGACCGGGGCGGGGGAGGGCCGGAGATCGGAGCCGCGCACCGGGTGTACGAACACTTGATTTCGCTCTGGGCTCCTGGCGTGATCGAGGCGGCGCACGACCTGGGCGTGTTCGTCGAGCTCGCCGGGGAGCCGCGTTCCGGAGCCGAACTCGCGCGGGCCCTCGACGCGGATCCGCGGGCGATGTCGGTCTTGCTCGACGCGCTGTGCGCCTACGACCTGCTCGTGGAGGACGGGAACGCGCGCTACGCGCTGCCCGCCGAACTCCGGGAATGCCTGCTCCCGGACGGATTGTTCAGCCTGGTCGGGAAAATCGAATACGACCGGACCCTCGCTTGGCGCGCGTGGCGGAACCTCGCCGATACGGTGCGCGCGGGCACCCGCGTCGAAGACGGCTCCGATGCGCCGAACCAGATCGGCGAAACCGAATACCGGTCGCTGGTGCACGGCATCAACTTCTGGGCGCCGCCGATCGTGAACGTGCTCGCCGGAGCGCTCGCCGAGCGCGGCTGGACGCCCCGGCGGCCCGTGTCGCTGGTCGATGTCGGCTGCGGCAGCGGCATCTACAGCCACCTGCTGCTCCGCCGGTTTCCGGCGCTCACCGCGACCGGGATCGACGTTCGGCGGATCATGCCGCTGGCGCTCGCCCAGGCGGACCGGCTGGGGGTCGCGGACCGTTTCCGGCCTGCGGTGATGGACTTCTGGTCGGAAGACTGGGGCCTCGGCTACGACCTCGCGCTGTTCGTCAACATCTTCCACCTCCAGACCCCGGCCTCGGCTGAAGAACTGTTGCGCAGGGCGGCAAAGTCGCTGGCAGGCGGCGGCCTGGTCGCCGTTGTCGACCAGATCGTCACCGGCGACGCGCACTCCGCCCAGAACCGGTTCTCCCGGCTGTTCGCCGCGTCGATGCTGGCCACCGGCGGCGGCGGGGCGTACCGGACGGAGGACTACGACCGCTGGCTCGACGGCGCCGGGCTGACCAGGGTGGCGCTGCTGGACACCCCCATGCATCGCGTCCTGCTCGCCGGGCCGCGGTAG
- a CDS encoding amino acid adenylation domain-containing protein, translating to MTASGIADVLPLSPLQEGLFFHTLYNEDGPDVYVTQLVVELTGRLDRDVLRAAVNALLSRHRHVGAAFVVEHVERPVQIVPREVTVPVREVDVADQAELAGQLAAERESRFVLSEPPLLRLLLARLGPERSELVLTGHHILLDGWSLPVLVRELLQLYRTAGDVSGLPAALPYREYLRWLAGQDREAARAAWQAELSDLDEPTLVGLPRHARNQPTLPRQAVAELSAGTTAALLRRGRARGVTLADVVQAAWGIVLGRSTGRDDVVFGTVTTGRPPDLPDVEQMVGLFVNTVPVRLRLRSDAPAWAVARTVRDRQLEMTPFQHMPLAEIQARAGLDELFDTIVVFENYPVEPLDAEDFGGVRVAGVRGLDASHYPLMLAAIPGERLRLRLDYQADAVGRDAAETMLAALESVFETLAADPGRPLGSLDPLGPRSRTWLETGNATGRDLPAATVAELIEDRRARHPDRVAVLAGPLELTYAEVNARANQLARLLVARGAGPERTVALALSRSADLVVALIAVLKAGAAYLPVDTAYPAERIAYLIGDARPVLVLTDADGIPATEAPVVDLRDVVLTGFPAGNLAPAELPGGRTAESAASVLYTSGSTGLPKAVIGTQGGLVNQVSWYRDLRPSDGDGVVCARTSISFVDGPLELLRPLAHGGRVVLVDEETARDMAALADLIAASRSSVLTAVPTVLLALLDEAGGDHRLATLRLVGSSGEPMPAELPARLAAASPDARLVNLYGCTEVSGDSLFVFCTEDDRPVGRPLWNTRAYVLDGALRPVPIGVAGDLYHSGIGVGRGYAERPGATAARFVADPFGPPGERMYRTGDRVRRRRDGALEHLGRADDQLKVRGVRIEPGEVEAALARHPGVERAAVAVRARPGAGPALVGYIVGTAKAAGLRAHAAEVLPRALVPSDFVSLDRLPTTPNGKLDRRALPVPEASPEASPPATPAEQVICELFAEVLQLPSVGTQDDFFALGGHSLLATRFVARVRTVLGYRPTVRMLFAAPTPAAFAARLGTAAAEGSLDVLLPLRAGVGRPLFCLPPASGFSWCYAGLLRYLPVDRPMYGLQARGLTDPGRIDATIEDVAADYLAQIRAVQPKGPYDLLGWSLGGQLAHAVAVGLRGLGEEVSLVAMLDSYPPGQIPLGEPAAPDQGLRALLVEYFGLDAVPEGPLRPAAVAEMLRARGIADLSETLLSAMSEVLTASVSLARSHRPEMFDGDVLFFRAAQGWPGAPPDPQAWRTLVSGRIEVHDVRAAHGAMTKPASLAQIGQVLRTRLGR from the coding sequence ATGACGGCATCCGGGATCGCCGATGTGCTTCCGCTGTCCCCGTTGCAGGAGGGCCTCTTCTTCCACACCCTGTACAACGAAGACGGCCCCGACGTCTACGTCACCCAGCTCGTGGTGGAGCTGACCGGCAGACTGGACCGGGACGTGCTGCGCGCCGCGGTCAACGCGCTGCTGTCCCGGCATCGGCACGTCGGCGCCGCGTTCGTGGTGGAGCATGTCGAGCGCCCGGTGCAGATCGTCCCGCGCGAAGTCACGGTTCCGGTGCGCGAGGTCGACGTCGCCGATCAAGCGGAGCTGGCCGGACAGCTGGCCGCGGAAAGGGAATCCCGCTTCGTTCTGTCCGAGCCTCCGTTGCTGCGGCTGCTGCTCGCGCGGCTGGGCCCCGAGCGCAGCGAACTGGTGCTCACCGGTCACCACATCCTGCTGGACGGATGGTCGCTACCGGTCCTCGTGCGGGAACTGCTGCAGCTGTACCGGACCGCCGGAGACGTTTCCGGATTGCCCGCCGCCCTGCCGTACCGCGAATACCTGCGGTGGCTGGCGGGCCAGGACCGGGAGGCCGCGCGCGCGGCGTGGCAGGCGGAGCTGTCGGACCTGGACGAGCCGACGCTGGTGGGTTTGCCGCGGCACGCCCGGAACCAGCCCACGCTGCCCCGGCAGGCCGTCGCGGAACTGTCCGCGGGCACCACCGCGGCGCTGCTCCGCAGGGGACGCGCCCGCGGCGTGACCCTCGCCGATGTCGTGCAGGCCGCGTGGGGCATCGTGCTGGGCCGGTCGACCGGCCGGGACGATGTGGTCTTCGGCACGGTGACGACGGGGCGGCCGCCGGACCTGCCGGACGTCGAGCAGATGGTCGGGCTGTTCGTCAACACCGTCCCGGTCCGGCTTCGCCTGCGCTCGGACGCGCCGGCGTGGGCCGTCGCGCGGACGGTGCGGGACCGCCAGCTCGAGATGACGCCGTTCCAGCATATGCCGCTCGCCGAGATCCAGGCCCGCGCCGGGCTGGACGAATTGTTCGACACGATCGTCGTGTTCGAGAACTATCCGGTCGAGCCGCTGGACGCCGAGGACTTCGGCGGCGTCCGGGTCGCCGGGGTGCGCGGGCTGGACGCCTCGCATTACCCGCTGATGCTGGCCGCGATCCCCGGCGAACGGCTGCGGCTGCGGCTGGACTATCAGGCGGACGCGGTCGGCCGGGACGCCGCGGAGACGATGCTCGCCGCGCTCGAATCGGTTTTCGAGACCCTCGCGGCGGATCCCGGCCGCCCGCTCGGCAGCCTCGACCCGCTGGGACCGCGGTCGCGAACGTGGCTGGAGACGGGCAACGCGACGGGGCGGGACCTCCCGGCCGCCACTGTCGCCGAGCTGATCGAGGATCGCCGCGCCCGCCATCCGGACCGCGTCGCGGTGCTCGCCGGACCGCTGGAGCTGACCTATGCCGAGGTGAACGCGCGGGCGAATCAGCTGGCCCGGTTGCTGGTGGCCCGCGGGGCCGGTCCCGAGCGGACCGTCGCACTGGCGCTGAGCCGGTCGGCGGATCTGGTGGTGGCGCTGATCGCCGTGCTCAAAGCCGGCGCGGCCTACCTGCCGGTCGACACCGCTTACCCGGCCGAACGGATCGCTTACCTGATCGGGGACGCCCGGCCGGTGCTCGTGCTGACCGACGCGGACGGGATCCCGGCGACCGAGGCGCCGGTGGTGGACCTGCGGGACGTCGTGCTGACCGGGTTCCCCGCCGGCAACCTCGCGCCCGCCGAACTGCCGGGCGGTCGCACCGCGGAGTCGGCCGCGTCGGTTCTCTACACGTCCGGCTCGACCGGCCTGCCCAAGGCGGTGATCGGCACTCAGGGCGGGCTGGTCAACCAGGTGTCGTGGTACCGCGATCTGCGTCCGTCCGACGGCGACGGCGTCGTGTGCGCGCGGACCTCGATCAGCTTCGTCGACGGCCCGCTTGAGCTGCTTCGCCCGCTGGCGCACGGCGGACGCGTCGTACTGGTCGACGAGGAGACGGCGCGGGACATGGCGGCGCTGGCGGACCTGATCGCGGCGAGCCGGTCGAGCGTCCTCACCGCGGTGCCCACGGTGTTGCTGGCGTTGCTGGACGAGGCGGGCGGAGACCACCGGCTGGCGACGCTGCGCCTGGTGGGCAGCAGCGGCGAGCCCATGCCCGCGGAGTTGCCCGCTCGGCTCGCGGCCGCGAGCCCCGATGCCAGGCTGGTCAACCTTTACGGCTGCACGGAGGTCAGCGGCGACAGCCTGTTCGTCTTCTGCACCGAAGACGACCGGCCGGTCGGCCGTCCGCTGTGGAACACCCGGGCGTACGTGCTGGACGGGGCTCTGCGGCCGGTGCCGATCGGGGTGGCCGGAGACCTCTACCACAGCGGGATCGGCGTCGGCCGGGGCTACGCGGAACGGCCGGGAGCGACTGCCGCGCGGTTTGTCGCGGATCCGTTCGGCCCGCCGGGCGAGCGGATGTACCGGACCGGGGACCGGGTCCGGCGGCGCCGGGACGGCGCGCTGGAGCATCTGGGGCGGGCGGACGATCAGCTCAAGGTGCGGGGCGTGCGGATCGAGCCGGGCGAGGTCGAGGCCGCGCTGGCGCGTCATCCCGGCGTCGAGCGCGCGGCGGTCGCGGTGCGCGCCCGGCCCGGTGCCGGACCGGCGCTGGTCGGGTACATCGTCGGCACCGCGAAAGCGGCGGGCCTGCGCGCGCACGCCGCCGAAGTGCTGCCCCGCGCGTTGGTGCCGAGCGACTTCGTCTCCCTCGACCGGCTGCCCACGACGCCGAACGGGAAACTCGACCGACGCGCTCTGCCGGTGCCGGAAGCCTCACCGGAAGCGTCGCCGCCCGCTACTCCCGCCGAGCAGGTGATCTGCGAATTGTTCGCCGAAGTGCTCCAGCTCCCGTCGGTCGGCACGCAGGACGACTTCTTCGCGCTGGGCGGCCATTCACTGCTGGCCACCCGGTTCGTAGCCCGTGTGCGAACAGTGCTCGGCTACCGGCCGACAGTACGGATGTTGTTCGCCGCGCCGACTCCCGCCGCATTCGCCGCGCGGCTGGGAACCGCTGCCGCGGAAGGGTCCCTCGACGTGCTGCTCCCGCTGCGAGCCGGCGTCGGGAGGCCGCTGTTCTGCCTGCCTCCGGCCAGTGGATTCAGCTGGTGCTACGCGGGTCTGCTCCGCTACCTCCCCGTCGACCGGCCGATGTACGGGCTTCAGGCCCGTGGCCTGACCGACCCCGGCCGGATCGACGCGACGATCGAAGACGTGGCCGCCGACTATCTCGCGCAGATCCGTGCTGTGCAGCCGAAAGGACCGTACGACCTGCTGGGCTGGTCGCTCGGCGGCCAGTTGGCCCATGCCGTCGCCGTCGGGCTGCGCGGACTGGGGGAGGAGGTGTCGCTGGTGGCGATGCTGGACTCCTATCCACCCGGACAAATTCCGCTCGGCGAACCGGCGGCCCCGGATCAGGGCCTGCGGGCGCTTCTCGTCGAATACTTCGGTCTCGACGCGGTGCCCGAAGGGCCGCTTCGGCCGGCGGCGGTCGCGGAGATGCTGCGAGCACGCGGGATCGCGGATCTCAGCGAAACGCTCCTGTCGGCGATGAGCGAAGTGCTCACGGCGAGCGTTTCGCTGGCGCGGTCGCACCGGCCGGAAATGTTCGACGGCGACGTCTTGTTCTTTCGCGCCGCACAGGGATGGCCCGGCGCCCCGCCCGATCCGCAGGCGTGGCGCACCCTTGTGTCCGGCCGGATCGAGGTGCACGACGTGCGGGCAGCGCACGGAGCGATGACGAAACCCGCGTCGCTGGCCCAGATCGGCCAGGTGCTGCGCACCCGGCTCGGCCGATGA